In the genome of Montipora foliosa isolate CH-2021 chromosome 3, ASM3666993v2, whole genome shotgun sequence, one region contains:
- the LOC137994914 gene encoding uncharacterized protein, whose translation MNSTACVIFISFLCAADLTQSKTTNHGEKDGKGIYSTSSSHIENQWNITSDLAERRTIQRLLRSSKKGVSWVKLLLKNSNQEIEAVNLPGSNGYAKLIPEKKDKKKYLESEGRILPSIAKELLDKELIVSPQLRTMFFYDDVYGPCKAIKLFDKESISQIVQNKAKDFKKGNFKAFGVLPLDPVYKNNKLTLQRGHIIGAKLFAENDVAYWFSYNFFNAVPMYSAFNQPIFYQKMERVFLKFAQEAASSGDTVYLMVSISPDTRFDIQMRLGVRAKESWFGPVNRQINIPQSVSVLAISLSKTGKVGKVFAFVGNNDMSFPEGYIPSDLTELEDYYMKDADLASWQAIKHLKKVGYTMWYPK comes from the exons ATGAACTCCACGGCCTGTGTGATTTTTATCTCTTTCCTTTGCGCAGCTGATTTGACTCAAAGCAAAACCACTAATCATGGAGAAAAGGATGGAAAAG GAATATATTCAACAAGCTCGAGTCACATTGAAAATCAATGGAACATCACCAGCGACCTAGCTGAACGAAGGACCATACAAAGACTATTGAGGTCGTCCAAAAAAGGTGTAAGCTGGGTGAAGTTGTTGCTGAAGAATTCCAATCAAGAAATAGAGGCGGTGAATCTACCAGGATCCAACGGCTATGCAAAATTAATCCCAGAAAAAAAGGACAAGAAGAAGTACCTTGAAAGCGAAGGACGCATCCTTCCCTCCATTGCGAAAGAACTGTTGGATAAGGAGTTGATTGTTAGTCCGCAACTTCGAACAATGTTTTTTTATGACGATGTCTATGGCCCCTGCAAAGCAATCAAATTATTTGATAAGGAATCGATTTCACAGATTGTGCAAAACAAGGCGAAAGATTTTAAGAAAGGGAACTTTAAAG CTTTCGGTGTACTTCCACTTGACCCAGtctataaaaataacaaactgacCCTCCAGAGAGGTCACATTATTGGTGCAAAGCTATTTGCCGAGAACGATGTAGCCTATTGGTTCAGCTACAATTTCTTCAACGCTGTACCAATGTATTCCGCATTCAACCAACCCATCTTTTACCAGAAGATGGAGAGAGTTTTCCTGAAGTTTGCCCAAGAAGCTGCTAGCTCCGGAGATACGGTGTATCTTATGGTTAGTATTTCGCCAGATACTCGTTTTGATATACAGATGAGACTGGGCGTTCGTGCTAAGGAGAGCTGGTTCGGTCCTGTAAATAGACAAATTAACATTCCTCAATCAGTGAGTGTTCTTGCAATCTCGTTGTCCAAAACAGGCAAAGTTGGTAAAGTCTTCGCATTTGTAGGAAACAATGATATGTCCTTCCCGGAGGGGTACATTCCAAGTGA